The sequence ACGACCAGTATATAATACTATTTCCCCATTCAGAGGAGAAATGGATATGAGAGGAACGGGATGAATATATACACAGGAATACAATACATATCACCAGCTAATTTTTCACATCAGCCAAATGTAGTGGGGATTCCCGACAAAGCTCATCTGAGACAATGCTGTCTGTCTGGTCCCCACAGGTAAGGCCATCATGCACACAGTGGAGTCCTTCTTCCAGACTGGGGTGAGGAGAGGTCACCCCAGGGTCATAGTGGTGTTTATAGATGGCTGGCCCTCAGACGACCTGGAAGATGCGGCCGTGCTGGCCAGAGAGTCTGGTATCAACGTGTTCCTGGTGCCAGTGGCCAAGCCTGCCCTGGAGGAGCTAGGCATGGTCAGAGACAAGGACTACATGAAGAAGGTGAGCAGGGAGCCAAGAGACACGTGACTCTGTGGTACTCTGTCTTATTGGCTGCATCCTGTTCTACTTTAGTGGTTTGAAAAATATATGATGTTCTGGCCCTGCCCATAGTCGTTAGCAGATTTTGCTGGGCACCACATACTGTAATGCAAAGATCAATTCGCCGGCCTATATCACAGTGATGTCATCACTTACAGTATCCAGCCATAGCTGTTGTGTTCTAATCTACATGATGATAtgtcactgactgactgtgtttgtgtgtgccatGCCAGGCAGTGTGCAAGGACAACGGCTACTTCACATATGCCATACCCAGTTGGTTCGGCACCACCAAGCATGTGAAGCCCCTGGCCCAGAAGTTGTGCTCAGTGGACCAGCTCCTCTGCTCCAAGACCTGCTACAACTCGGTCAACCTGGGCTTCCTCATTGACGGCTCCAGCAGCGTCGGGGAGGGGAACTTCCGCCTGATCTTGGACTTCATTACCGCCGTGGCCCGTAGCTTCGACATCTCAGACATAGGGTCACGTGTTGGGGCAGTCCAGTTCACCTATGACCAGCGGATGGAGTTTAACATGTACGACTACCCAGTGAAGGATGATGCCCTCAGGGCCCTGCAGGGGATCCCCTACATGAGTGGTGGCACGGCCACGGGAGACGCCGTTGCCTACGCTACCCAGAACCTGTTCCTGGCCCGCAAGGCTGGCCCTGGGAGGAACTTCCTCATAGTGGTCACTGACGGACAGTCCTACGATGACGTCAGAGGGCCGGCCCTGGCCGCCCAGAAGGAAGGTGTGTGGATTCCTTTTTGGGAAAAGTATTACCATGTGTCGGGCTAGCATGTAGAACAAGATCAAAATATGTTTGTATGACATAATAAAAACAGAGCTAAGCTGAAATGTTTTGTCACATTGAGTGCTATTAGTAGAGAAATAGGTTTTAGCGACAATGACAGCAGCCATAAGATAATCACACTGAACAGATTTCTTAGATGATGCTCTTCCTATTCCTAGTTCAATCACTTCAAATTACAGCACTCGTTTGATCTCATCTCTTCCCCCCTCTTCTACAGGGATCACCATCTACTCTGTGGGGGTGGCCTGGGCTCCAATGGATGACCTGCAAACTATGGCGTCAGAGCCCAAGGATAGCCACACATTCTTCACCAGGGAGTTCACTGGCTTGCAGCAGTTCCAGCAGCCCCTTGTAAGGGGCATCTGCAGGGACTTCACTGAGGCCAACTAGGgagaggtagcagagagaagctGTTTGGGCTCGCTGAAAACCCCAGCCAGACAGGAAACATCTAGATAGcactttattttacagtacagAAATTACCAGGTATTTACTGAGAAATAAAAtggttactacatagtaataACCTATAAATTACTTGATTGTTTCTTTGGGATTCATTCAATCAAGTGCCACTCGGCACCCGATGGTTGTAAATTGTGTtgaattcttcaaagtagctatcagttttaccaaattatTAAATACCAGTGCCAACACAAACAATACCGTAAAAAATAAAGTGCTAGTCACTGTTCAACACAACCAGAGTACAGCAGACGCTAACAAGGCAATAGCATTGTAGGTTCACGAGTTCTCAGAAAACTATCATAGATCATCAAGTTGGATATTACCTTACTCAAATAGTCTGATATCACTACCATTATTCTCAATAATAGACAATATTCATTCATAGGTTCTCAAGATGTGACTAGTTTGGAATATTCGTGTTTTATCCAATGTGTATCGTAACTATAGTGAAATACGTTAAGGTTCATGTAGTTTGTATTTCTTGAACAAACCAAAAGCACAGAAACATGATGTTACCTATAGACCAAGGTATTCCTTCGCCCTCATCAACAATACACTTATACA is a genomic window of Salvelinus namaycush isolate Seneca chromosome 15, SaNama_1.0, whole genome shotgun sequence containing:
- the coch gene encoding cochlin — translated: MPILFAVLHLLGILSLTRRASGSDSSVTTPITCTTRGADLTEEKQLVLCPPNCTLWRVSVFGSRVYAAVSSVCGAAVHQGVIRSSGGPVKVQKLQGRQNYLGSYSHGVQSQALSRWTASFTVAQSVHVPQEVSSQIATTVLPASGPGLVKKTLKKPVKKITTGGNRDCQMEIALLLDSSNNIGQRRFNLQKNFISKLAVMLRIGPNGPHLGVVQASDTPRTEFLLTNYTQPKDVVFAIKEIAYLGGNTNTGKAIMHTVESFFQTGVRRGHPRVIVVFIDGWPSDDLEDAAVLARESGINVFLVPVAKPALEELGMVRDKDYMKKAVCKDNGYFTYAIPSWFGTTKHVKPLAQKLCSVDQLLCSKTCYNSVNLGFLIDGSSSVGEGNFRLILDFITAVARSFDISDIGSRVGAVQFTYDQRMEFNMYDYPVKDDALRALQGIPYMSGGTATGDAVAYATQNLFLARKAGPGRNFLIVVTDGQSYDDVRGPALAAQKEGITIYSVGVAWAPMDDLQTMASEPKDSHTFFTREFTGLQQFQQPLVRGICRDFTEAN